The Lolium rigidum isolate FL_2022 chromosome 1, APGP_CSIRO_Lrig_0.1, whole genome shotgun sequence region AGTCAAACAACTTATCATtataacaattcaaaatgagcagTGCATATACTCTCTCTGTTCACAATTAGATTGCATTCTGGGttcagtcaaagtcaaactttttgaagtttgaccaaatatttagcaaaaaaaaaaagtatctaCAACATAATCCCTATAGTATTGGAATCATCATAAGTTATATTTTTTTATCAAAGTTGACAAAGTTTGACTCTGGAAAATCCTAGAAAGCGTGGTAAtaaaaaacagagggagtattgcaTAAAGTCTTTGGCAAATGCTTTCACATGACCATCATGCTGCATTAGTTAATGCAATCTATATGCAGTATGGACAATCTAGAAAATGCCAAGCCCGATTCCTTGTATTCAGGCCTGGTTGCACTGCTGGAACCTCATTTAACACACAATTGGATTGAGATCTAAAACTTAATTTGGAGTTTTCCACCTCTTGGGGCGATTTAGTGCGACTCCGTAACTAATAATAAATGATGGACCGCAAAACTATATGTAGTTGGACCATCTAGAAGATGCCAAGTTCGATTATTTATACCCAGGCCTGGTTGCGCTGCTGGGACCTCATATAACACACAACTGGATTGTGATCTAAAACTTAATTTGGAGCTATCCACATCTTGGGCTAAATTGGTGCGAGGAACAGTTCAGTCAGACTGGTGATACTTCCAAAAGACCTATTTTTTGGCCAAGCTTTAAAAAAGAAACTTCACTAGAAAAGAGTGGTGACACTTCACAAAATCTACattgtttccaaaaaaaaaagatctttTGTTTGGCCAAGCCTTTAAAATCCAGCAAACTTTGACTGGACGGACCTTGTCAAAGTAGGGTTCTGTAGGTCCTATGATGGGTCAGACTCGGAGACTGATAGCTCAACATACCGAACAAAAGGATTTTTTTCTGCTTCGTTTGGACACTGGAAAATGAACGAAATACCATTGGAAGCCTCGGTGAAAACGGTAGTTGACAGGATGGATACAGGTTTGGAGTGCTCATGTTGGAAACATGCCAAACTCAGCTTGGACACATTCATACATATGCTGGCTTGTTTTCTTGTTGACGTTGCATTGACGCGCATGCGCCAATTTACAAGCGGTGCACATATCCGCATCTGAGATTCATGGGTTCAGACTTCCGCAGGACTCTACGCCTAGGTACGCGCAGTGATGATACGGACACCATAGTCCAGACACGCTGCCACTGAAAACCAAGGGACACCAACTTCTCATGGACTATGCCGTCCTGGTCGATGAGCTGGCTGCTTGGCAAGCTGACGATGATACGCCAACAGCTGCCAAGGACTATGCGTGGAGACGTGCTCCAGAAGGGGATCACTGGCAAGCTGAGGATGGTTTGACAACAGCTGCCAAGGACTATGCGTGGAGACGTGCTCCAGAAGGGGGTCACCACCTCCTAcgcggtggttaggctggatcaaGTAGGCTCACCAGTCACCAACTACCTAACTGGAGATCTATCGATGCACCAAGAGTTTGGTCAGCAGAAGGGAGAAAGAAGCCTCGGTGCAACTACTCCGAAGATCAGTCTGTCACTCGTCGGCTAGTGGCCAAACTGAGACAGAACATGAGCACACATGCTGGTGAGGAAGCATCCGTTTTCTCAACCTGCTGGAGCTTGGGATTCCAGGATGCTCTGACTGACTAAACGGATATATATACTCTACTATGTATCTGAACATGTTTTCAGAAAGGGGAAAAGAGTTTGGTACAGAAGGTGCCAATAATTTGAGCGCTGGAGAAGAAAACAGATCCGCCCAAACAGTTCACCAAAGTAAGCATCTACTCACGAGCTACCTAGGCCTGATCGCAAGCCACTCACCTAATTGGTCACAGAATAGTGAACTACGCAGTCATTCAGTTTAGGGAAATGCTTTTCTTTGACAGTGACGGATGGACTCAAAGCAAAGGAACTGAACTAAAAGACTATACATGTTACTACCTAACAGTGATCAAGGATCTGGTCGTGGTGTTACCTTTCATGATCTGCTTGCCGCGGATGCAGATCTCCCCCGGCAGGTTGCGGCCGAGGGAGGCGCCGGTGTCGGGGTCGACGATCTTGAGCTCGGCGTTCCGGACGACGGTGCCGCAGGAGCCGGACTTGACCGCGAACGGCTCCTTGGCGAAGGCCAGGCACATGGCCAGCACGGGGCCGGCCTCGGTCATCCCATATCCCTGTCGAAAACGATGGGTAGTTCAGTTGCTGACGAACAACGCTGTAATTTCAATGATTCAATCTAGGTGATGTTCAGTTGCAAGTTAAAAACATTCAGACAAACGTGGTGGCATCAGTGCCGAGACTTGTACACCAGAAAGTGTGACGACAGGCAGTTGGTAATCCAATGCGTGTCTTGCAGAGACGGCAACCTGGCCGGATCATTGGCCATGGCCGTGGCGTGCGTTTCCGGCCACGACGACGCCCCCATCACGGCGGAGGTGTAAAAGGTTGATGAGATGTCCCCGTAACACCAAGCCCCCATCACGCCCAATCCGAATCGCTCTTTGGCAAGCAAAAGCGGCCAAAAAGCTcgacaccaccatgccacccaCCATCACCAACTATGTCCTCCCTCAACTCGCGTGCCAATCCAATCAAGTGGAGTACGCCGCATGCTTCCCTCAAGCCCACAACAACCATGAATCTACCATCGTGGTTGAAGCTCACTAGCTTGTCCGTGCAAGATGCCATTTATACATAAACCTTTTGTGCTACCTACTGCTGCAGCCAGTACCGTGGCTGACGTGCATCACACTCACTTCAGTGTCGTCGATCATGCAAGCAAATCATTGGACTGACGGAGTGGAGGAATCGCTCACCTGCCCGAGCACGGCGTTGGGGatcttggccatgaacgcatcctGCAGCTCCTTGCCCATGGGCGCCGCCCCCGACATGACCAGCCGGATGGACGCCAGGTCGGCGGCGGTCACCCGCGCGCTCTTGGCGATCTCCACCACGATGGGCGGCACGAATGGCGCCACCGTGACGCCGTGCGCGCGTACCAGGTCCACCAGCGCGCCGTGGTCGAACTTGCGCATGATCACGATCGCGCAGCCCGCGCGCAGACCGGCGAGCAGCACCGAGTTGAGCGAGTAGATGTGGAACAGCGGCAGCACGCACAGCAGCACGTCCGACGAGCTGAAGTGCAGGTTCGGGTTCTCACCGTCCACCTGAGCAGTAAAAATGACATGGAAATTTTATATCAGAATCAGAGGTTCGAGAAATCTTAATTTGCTCCATTCGAATGAATAAGGCGCCGTACGATATTTTaatatataaaactaatattaTTAGAAAAGTAATTCCTCTTTTCCAAATTAATATTAGTAGATTTACTTAGATTTGGGTCTAGACGAATTTTAGTGTACAGTATCTTTTTCGATAAATAGACACATTTTAGTGTATGGATACACGTGAATATGAACGAATCTACTACACGAGAAAACACTATATAAAGAATAATATtaaatcttttgttttaaaaattaaaatacgTATTATTCCTACGAAATGAGTGGTATAGTAATTGTAAGGTAATTTCTAAGAGCCTAAGATGAAGCAATTCAGTAAAAGGTGTGCATTACAAGCCATCCGACGAACCTATGAACTATCTGCATCAAGAGCTTCCAAAGAATATGGGATTGACATGTTCAAGTGCAACAAGCTACTCTACACTTGCTGTAGATCGGTCCCCCCTCCTCTAGCCGGCCTCGCCGGTTTCGGGAGgggtacgtcctcgacaatggtgattcgtactctcggctctccagcgACGTTGAGCATGTTGTTCGGCTATTTTTCCATGGTATACCAGTATTGGTACTCGTCGATGTTGATTACCTACTTTAATGGTTGCCCGTGTGTACATACCCTTAGCATTGCGCTCAAAGTAAAATTATGGAAGAATTTCATTGGTATTCACAGGTCTACGGTGTGATATCTATCTTTGGCTACCTTCACataagtacaagattgtgtcatcAAAGAAGAAAAAGAGTTTGCAAATCTCGAAGATTTAGTCCATTTTATTTTGTAATCTTTGAAGATAGCTCGTGTATTTTTACCATATATTATTCATTGCACGAATATACGATGGTATTGATTGTCCAAAAAAAAATCCGCACTTGCTAATTGGCCCCTAGTTTTGGTAAGCGTGAAAAAAGAAGTGATCGATCACGCGTGGCGCGAATCTTCAGGCGGATCAAGATGGCTGATCCGTGTGGGTCCCACATGCATAAATCGGGATCGCGTCGTCCAATCCGGTAATAAATGACGCGAAGTAAAGGTGGGCAGTAATTGGTGACTCAATCTCCGGCGCCGACAGAAAAGCGTGTGCGAAAAAGAACTTCCCGAGCTGGAAAGCGTAAAACGCCATCACAAGACACGGAAACGGGTAACGCCCGAGCGATCCGGAGCTCGCTCGCTTGCTCCAATGGTAGCGTGGTCTAATGGAGAGTGAGCTGACCTGCTGGGCGACGCTGGTGACGAGGCTACGGTGGGTGAGCATGACGCCCTTGGGGAGGCCGGTGGTGCCGGACGAGTACGGCAGCGCCACCACGTCGTCGGGGTCGACCGCCTCGTCGACGAACGGCTCACCGCCGTCGCCGTCTTCCCCGAGCAGAGTCTCGGCGAACGGGAGGCATCCGTCGTCAACCCCttcgtcgacggagacgacgggcACCCCTCTCTCGGCGGCGAAGGCGCGCACCTTCTCGACGGCGCAGGCCTCGGTGACGATGACCctggccccggcggcggcggcctggcggTGGATCTCGTGGGGCGTGTAGAACgggttggcggtggtggtggcggcgccgagCCTGGCCGCGCCGAGGAACACGAACGCGAACTCGGGGCAGTTGCGGAGGAGCGCCATGACCACGTCGCCCTTGCGCACGCCGAGGCGGCGGAGCCCGGCCGCGCAGCGGCGGGAGAGGGCGTCCACCTCGCCGTAGGTGAGCGCGGCGCCCGTGGCGCCGTCGATGAGGCAGGCGCGGGCGGAGAGTTCCGGGAGGCGCTCGAAGCAGTAGTCCTGCAGCGTCAGGTGGGTCGGGATCTCGATGTCCGGGAGCTTCGACCGGAACACCAGCTCCGCGGGAGGCGCCGGAGGCGCGTCCGCCGCGATGGAGCCCATGGATCTCGCCGGATGGAAATCTTTGGTCGGAGCGGAAGGTGGAGGAATGGCGGCCGGGATTTCGTGCTCCGGCTGCTGCTCCTGGGAAGGCTGAGGAAATTGGGGGCCGGGGTAATATACCGGCGAGGAGGCTGGTGGGAGACAGGTCAGTGAGGAGAGCTCGCGGGGCCCACATGGCGGTGGGAGGCAGGTAACTTCTCCGGACGGCGGGCCCACAGTGGTAGGTGAAACTTGAGTGAGACCTGCGCAGAGGAGCGCGTCAGTTGACTGCGACCGGTGGTGCCACGTCAGCGGTTTTGACTTTTTTTACCTAACCTTTGGTGTGTCTGGTGGTTAATAGCTAAATGTGTCAAGGTGCAAGCGGCTGCGGGCCGTCCGCGGCGCCGCAGTTTAGGCCCAGTTAAATAAATATGCGGACTCCCacggaaaatgaaaaaaaaaaatgcGGTGTATGCAGGCCGGCCCGCAGTTGCCGCGTAGTGTCGCAAATACCAGATCCTGGTCAACATCTGCGAGGCCGCTCGCTCTGCTCGCCCTCTCCATGGCCGCATCTCTCTGCTCTCCTCACCCCGTCTCTCTCCCAGATGCTCGACGCCCCAATCCCGCTCCGcctcgccgctgccgccgtcggcgccgccgcgccctcccgcCACCTTCTCGGCCTTTCCCTCCCCATCCTCTTCCGCCTCCACTCGCTCTCCCCGCCCCCGCTCCGCCGCCGGCGACAAGAAGCGCCGGCGTGGCCCGACAGGCGGGATCTGGCTCTGCGCGCGGCCCGGCAGGAGGAGGAGTAAGAGGTTGGGAAGGGCGGCGCCAGTCGACAGGGGGTAGGCCCTGTGATCCCGTCGTGCGGTCAGAGGCAGGCCGGCTGAGCTATATATGCGGCGCGCGTGGCGCCGCGAAATAACGCGGAGCATGCGCGGCTTATACGCGGCATACCGTCTAATGATGCGGACTTGTGCGGCGCGTACGCGGTCTACTGCGGGGCGTCCCGCTTGCACCCTGATAAATGTGGAGTCGTCGTCGGTGCGTGCCGTCGTGCCATTTTCCTTTCTTGGACCTTGGGTGTATGTAGGACAAAGAGAAGTGATGCTACTACTAGAAAGAAACATGGCGTGGAGAGCTTGTTTACACTGCCATGTCAATAAACTTTGTCAATGAAGTGTACTAGTCGGCGCCTACAACTTATCCACATTGGAAAATCGAAACCCCTCAAGGTTCTAGTTTCGCTCGCAAAGTCGTCCATTGGATCATGTCATGTATGACTTGGCTGAGAATAGCGGTGGAGTTGTATGTGAGCTGTGGGGTGTTGCACCACCACACATTTTATTTTGAAACAATTTCAACTCTTAGATATTTCGGTATTGGTATTTGGAATATAGGCGGTGTGAACTCGCAGGTTTTCATTGTTGGCTTTCGCATATTCCACGAATTCAATGGAACTGTGTTATATATTCGCTCTCGCGCTCTCTTGTGTGTGTGACTCATTGCCCCTCTTATAGTCCATCTTTGTTATGGATGATTTTTAAATGTTGCATTGAGAGGTGCAAAATCTTCATAGAGGCCTTAAAAGTACATCTAAGACAGTCTTTGCAAGACTTAGATCAAATCAAATTAAATTTCTACAGCAAGATGGCTTACCATACTACACCCATGAGGCCAAAGAAATGATACTGACAAACTACTTTAGAGGCATTATGGGAGCTGAGGCGATTTCAACATCCATGTTTAATCTACAGCAGCTATACCCTCACTTGGTTAATTTGGAGCAGCTCACCCATCCTTTCACAGAAAATGAAATATGGCAAGCTATAAAGGATATCCCTAGAGACAAAAGCCCCGGTCCAGATGGTTTTGGATCAGGTTTTTACCAACAGTTCTGGCATCTTTTCAAAGGTGATATGGCTGAGTTCCAAGGAAAGCTCAACCTTGAAGGAATTAACAGATCTTATATGATTTTGTTACGCAAAAAGGATAATGACAATTCCCCACGTAACTACAGACCAATCTGGTTGCTGAATTGCACTGTGAAATGGATTACCAAAGTTTTAACGGCACGCCTTCAATTGGTTATTAAACTTCTTGTCGATGAGGACCAATCTGGTTTCGTTAAAACACGATGCATTGCGGATAATTTTATGTATGCTATGGACTTGGTGCAAACATGCAGGAAGAGGAAAAAGAAAGCTATGATCTTGAAACTAGATTTCATTAAAGCTTTTGACACCGTTTCTTGGGATGCTCTCTTCACTATCCTCAAGTCAGGGGTTTCAACGATACTTGGATCATGTGGATGAAACAACTTCTATGCACAGCCAAAACGGCTATTCTCCTTAATAGTATCCTCGGTAAATGGATCGACATTAAGCGAGGGTTACGTCAAGGTGACCCTCTCTCCCCTTTGTTGTTCATTGTGGTTGTCGATGTTTTACAGAAGgcaatacaacatgctgcaagtgAAGGTTTTCTTAGACACCCGGTGTTGGAAGAATAGTCGTGTCCGGTTTTACAGTATGCGGATAACACTTTGATAGTGTTACAAGGGGATGTTGAGCAGGCAAAATGTTTAAAGCAAATTTTGGATGACTTTGCTTGTCCCACTGGCCTTAAAATCAACTTCTCTAAGTCTACTTTTGTGCTGATCAACTTGAACGAGCAGGAAGGTAAAAATTTTGCAGATGTTCTGAACTGCAAGGTTGCCTCTTTCCCTCAGAATTATCTTGGTTTGCCGCTCTATGATTTAAAACTGCCTAGGGAAGTCTTCTTGCCCTACATATCAACGGTTGAGAAAAGGATTTCTTTCTCTCTGGACTTCATTACTAGTGGAGGACGACTAACTCTAACAAAATCTGTTTTGTCGGCCCTCCCAGCTTACCTTATGTCATGCATCAAACTTCCACAATGGGTCATTGATGAAATTGAGAGATTACTGAGGGCTTTCTTTTGGAAAGGCAAAAGCACAATTCATGGAAGCGATTGCCTGGTTTCTTGGGACTTTATCTGCAGAGATTACAGGGAAGGAGGGCTTGGTATAAAAAATCTTCGAAATCAAAATGAGTGCCTTCTGACAAAATTTGTCCATTGACTACTTGTTTAACCTAACTCTCCATGGGCGAGATGGGTTCGAATGACCCATCTCAATGGCAAAGATCTTGGAGATCGAACAACcaatcaaacaagggcttgggtacAGATTAATTCCATGATTGAAATATATAGAAATTCTACTTGTGTGCAAATTGGAGATGGAAAATGCACCTCTATGTGGAAGGACAAATGGACAACCAATGGACCACTTTGCTTCCAATTCCCGGCGCTTTTCTCACATGCTATCCGGCCCAACATCTCGATTTCAGACTGTTGGATTGATGGCAATTGGACTATACCGTTAAATCATATCACTTCCAACCAAACTGCCGACGAAAAAGAAGCACTACTCACTTTCTTGCATACATGTACTCTCCAAGATACAGTTTTTAATAAAAGAGCATggaggtctgatacgtctccgacgtatcgataatttcttgtgttccatgccacattattgatgatatctacatgttttatacacactttatgtcatattcatgcattttctggaactaacctattaacaagatgccaaagtgccggctctcgttttccgctgtttttggtttcgtaaatcctagtaacgaaatattctcggaatcggacgaaatcaagacccgggttcctattttcaccggaagcatccgaacacacgagagggaccgcaggggggcaccgggcccctgcaccataggccggcgcggcccaggccctggccgcgccgccctatagtgtcgtcgccccttcagccctcctgcgccgcctcttcgcctatttaaagcctccgtcgcgaaaaccccctaacgaagaacgaaacccacagaaaccttccagagccgccgccatcgcgaagccaagatctaggggacaggagtctctgttccggcaccctgccggagcggggaagtgcccccggaaggcttctccatcaacaccaccgccatctccatcaccgctgctgctcccatgaggagggagtagttctccatcgaggctcggggctgtaccggtagctatgtggttaatctctctcctatgtgcttcaatacaataatctcatgagctgccttacatgattgagattcatatgatgatgcttgtaatctagatgtcactatgctagtcaagtgagttttacttatgtgatctccggagactccttgtcccacgtgtgtaaaggtgacgagtgtgtgcaccgtgtgggtctcttaggctatatttcacggaatacttactcaccgttatgaatggcgtagtgaagtgcttatttatatctctttacgattgcaatgtgttttgtatcacaatttatctatgtgctactctagtgatgttattaaagtagttttattcctcccgcacggtgtaatggtgacgagtgtgtgcatccgtgttagtacttggagtatgctatgatcatgatctcttgtagattgtgaagttaactattgctatgatagtattgatgtgatctattcctcctacatagtgtgaaggtgacagtgtgcatgctgtgttagtacttggtttagtcgtgttgatctttcttgcactctaagattatttaaatatgaacattgtggagcttgttaactccggcattgagggttcgtgtaatcctacgcaatgtgttcatcatccaacaagagtgtagagtatgcatttatctattctgttatgtgatcaaagttgagagtgtccactagtgaaagtctattccctaggccttgttcctaaatactgctatcgctgcttgtttactgttttactgtgttactactgctgcaatactaccaccatcaaccacacgccagcaagctattttctggcgccattactactgctcatattcattcataccacctgtatttcactatctcttcaccgaactagtgcacctattaggtgtgttggggacacaagagacttcttgctttgtggttgcagggttgcatgagagggatatctttgacctcttcctccccgagttcgataaaccttgggtgatccacttaagggaaacttgctgctgttctacaaacctctgctcttggaggcccaacactgtctacaagaatagaagctcccgtagacatcaagcacttttccggcgccgttgccgggaggaaaggtaaaaggcactcatactccggttccgggtaacgagtacttttacggcgccattgtgtttgtgctcgaagctatttcctttagatcctgcaattgcatctttttgtttcttgtttacactagtttggcataatggacaacaatgagcttcttattttgtttcctgatttaagacatggatggtttgatgcgaaaattaaaaaacccatggaacatattagcatgaatactttgaataccactgttgataatgatatagaaagttctaagcttggggaagctggttttcatgatctttttagtcccccaagcattgacgagaaaattttctttgatgatactttgcctcctatttatgatgattataatgatagtggtcttttggtgccacctactatggagagtaaattttgttgtgattatactatgcctcctacacttgatgagaataataatgatagctactttgttgaatttgctcccactacaactaataaaattgattatgcttatgtggagagtaataattttatgcatgagactcatgataagaatgctttatgtgatagttatattgttgagtttgctcatgatgctactgaaagttattatgagagaggaaaatatggttgtagaaattttcatgttactaaaatgcctctctatgtgctgaaatttttgaagctacacttgttttatcttcctatgcttgttactttgctcttcatgaacttgtttatttacaagattcctatgcataggaagcatgttagacttaaatttgttttgaatttgcctcttgatgctctcttttgtctcaaatactatttcttgcgagtgcatcattaaaactgctgagcccatcttaatggctaaaaagaaagaacttcttgggagataacccatgtgttattttgctacagtactttgttttatatttgtgtcttggaagttgtttactactgtagcaacatctccttatcttagttttgtgttttgttgtgccaagtaaagtcgttgatagaaaggttgatactagatttggattactgcgcagttccagatttctttgctgtcacgaatctgggtctacctccctgtaggtagctcagaaaattaggccaatttacgtgcatgatcctcagatatgtacgcaactttcattcaatttgggcattttcatctgagcaagtctggtgcccttttaaaattcgtctttacggactgttctgttttgacagattctgccttttatttcgcattgcttgtttcatctgtgttgggtggatttctttgttccattaccttccagtagctttgagcaatgtccagaagtgttaagaatgattgtgtcacctctgaacatgtgaatttttattatgcactaaccctctaatgagtttgtttcgagtttggtgtggaggaagttttcaagggtcaagagaggaggatgatatactatgattaagaagagtgaaaagtctaagcttggggatgccccgtggttcatccctgcatatttcaagaggactcaagcatctaagcttggggatgcccaaggcatccccttcttcatcgacaaattatcaggttccttctcttgaaactatatttttattcagtcacatcttatgtactttacttggagcgtctgtttgcttttgtttttgtttttgtttgaataaatgcttgtgtgggagagagacacgctccgctggttcgtatgaacacatgtgttcttagctcataatattcatggcgaagtttcctcttcgttaaattgttatatggttggaattggaaaatgctacatgtagtaattgctataatgtcttgggtaatatgatacttggcaattgttgtgctcatgtttaagctcttgcatcatatactttgcacccattagtgaagaaatacatagagcatgctaaaatttggtttgcataattggtctctctaaggtctagataatttctagtattgagtttgaacaacaaggaagacggtgtagaatcttataatgtttacaatatgtcttttatgtgagttttgctgcaccggttcatccttgtgtttgtttcaaataaccttgctagcctaagccttgtatcgagagggaatacttctcatgcatccaaaatccttgagccaaccactatgccatttgtgtccaccatacctacctactacatggtatttctccgccattccaaagtaaattgattgagtgctacctttaaatttccatcattcgcctttgcaatatatagctcatgggacaaaatagccttaaaaactattgtggtattgaatatgtacttatgaactttatctcttattaagttgcttgttgtgcgataaccatgtttctggggacgccatcaactattctttgttgaatatcatgtgagttgctatgcatgtccgtcttgtctgaagtaagagagatctaccaccttaatggttggagaatgcatattgttagagaagaacattgggccgctaactaaagccatgattcatggtggaagtttcagttttggacatatatcctcaatctcatatgagaataataatcgttgccacatgcttatgcattaaagaggagtccattatctgttgtccatgttgtcccggtatggatgtctaagttgagaataatcaaaagcgagaaatccaaaatgcgagctttctccttagacctttgtacaggcggcatggagttaccccattgtgacacttggttaaaacatgtgtattgcgatgatccggtagtccaagctaattaggacaaggtgcgggcactattagtatactatgcatgaggcttgcaacttgtaagatataatttacatgatacatatgctttattactaccgttgacaaaattgtttcatgttttcaaaataaaagctatagcacaaatatagcaatcgatgctttc contains the following coding sequences:
- the LOC124701247 gene encoding 4-coumarate--CoA ligase 4-like, with protein sequence MGSIAADAPPAPPAELVFRSKLPDIEIPTHLTLQDYCFERLPELSARACLIDGATGAALTYGEVDALSRRCAAGLRRLGVRKGDVVMALLRNCPEFAFVFLGAARLGAATTTANPFYTPHEIHRQAAAAGARVIVTEACAVEKVRAFAAERGVPVVSVDEGVDDGCLPFAETLLGEDGDGGEPFVDEAVDPDDVVALPYSSGTTGLPKGVMLTHRSLVTSVAQQVDGENPNLHFSSSDVLLCVLPLFHIYSLNSVLLAGLRAGCAIVIMRKFDHGALVDLVRAHGVTVAPFVPPIVVEIAKSARVTAADLASIRLVMSGAAPMGKELQDAFMAKIPNAVLGQGYGMTEAGPVLAMCLAFAKEPFAVKSGSCGTVVRNAELKIVDPDTGASLGRNLPGEICIRGKQIMKGYLNDPEATKNTIDKDGWLHTGDIGYVDDDDEIFIVDRLKEIIKYKGFQVPPAELEALLITHPEIKDAAVVSMQDELAGEVPVAFVVRTEGSEISENEIKQFVAKEVVFYKRICKVFFADSIPKSPSGKILRKDLRAKLAAGIPGSDTTQSKS